The following coding sequences are from one Nicotiana tomentosiformis chromosome 3, ASM39032v3, whole genome shotgun sequence window:
- the LOC138907646 gene encoding uncharacterized protein, whose translation MEYFDVILGMDWLATYHAIFDCHVKIVTLAMPGLPRLEWRGALDYVPSRVISFLKARQIVEKGCNDYLAFVRDVSADTPTVESVPAVRDFPDVFPVVLLGMPPNRDIDYGIDLLLGTQPISIPPYRMALAELKELKEQLQELLDKGFIQPSVSLWGAPILFVKKNDGSMCMCIDYPQLDKVTVKNWYPLPRIDDLFDQLQGARVFSKIDLLQGDHEQHLRILLQSLREKKLYAMFSKCEFWLDSVAFLGHVVSSEGIKVDPKKIEIDPEGCSFQMDQGWVGELSKAQDCFDHNVIGVAYRLWKDLNLQQQRWLEILKEYDITILYHPKKANVVADALSRKAESLVYLPAAEKPLALDVHALANLFVRLDVLEPSRVLACVVSRSSQYDRIRERQYHDPHLLVLKDTVQHGDAKEVTIGDDSVLRVQSRLFVPNMEWLCVLILQEAHSLRYSIHPGIAKMYQDLKQHYLWRKMKKDIVQIRRQDILQGIDPEPERTLHKRLREARDDKKHMELHEVVMPSIANVTSSIMKPKITGHFELK comes from the exons atggaatactttgatgttatcttgggcatggactggttggcgaCCTATCATGCTATTTTTGATTGTCACGTGAAGattgtgacgctggctatgccaggtttaccacggttggagtggaggggtgcattagattatgttcctagtagggttatatcatttctaaaggctcggcAGATTGTTGAGAAAGGTTGTAAtgattatctagcctttgtgcgagatgtcagtgctgatactcctaccgttgaatCAGTTCCGgcagtgagagactttccagatgtatttccagtagttcttctaggcatgccacccaacagggatatcGATTATGGCATTGACTTAttgttgggcactcagcccatttctattccaccatatcgtatggccctagcagagctgaaggagttaaaggagcagttacaagagttgcttgataagggatttattcagcctagtgtgtcgTTGTGGGGTGCTCcgatcttgtttgtgaagaagaatgatggatctatgtgtatgtgtattgattatcctCAGTTggacaaggttacagtgaagaactggtatccattgccacgcattgatgacctatttgatcagctacagggtgccagagtgttctccaagattgatttgct TCAGggagatcatgagcagcatttgaggatcttGCTCCAgtccttgagggagaagaagttatatgcaatgttttcaaagtgtgaattttggcttgattcggtcgcgtttttgggtcatgtggtgtcgagtgaggggatcaaggtagatccaaagaagattgag attgacccagaagggtgctcctttcagatggaccAAGGATGGGtaggtgagctttcaaaagctcaagactgctttgaccataacgtcattggtgttgcctacaggctctgg aaagatcttaacttgcagcaacagaggtggttagagATACTTAAGGagtatgatattaccattctatatcatcccaagaaggccaatgttgtggctgatgccttaagtcgaaaggcggagagtttagtatatctaccggcagcggagaagccattagcattggatgttcacgCCTTGGCCAACctatttgttagattggatgttttggagccgagtcgagttttggcttgcgtggtttctcggtcttctcaaTATGACcgtattagagagcgtcagtatcacgacccccatctgcttgtcctcaaggacacggttcagcacggtgatgccaaggaggttactattggggatgacagtgtGTTACGGGTGCAAAGTCGATTATTTGTGCCCAATATGGAATGGTTGTGTGTgctgattcttcaggaggcccacagtttgcggtactccattcatccgggtattgctaagatgtatcaggacttgaagcaGCACTATTTGTGGAgaaagatgaagaaggacatagtgca GATCAGGCGCCAAGATATACTTCAAGGCATCGACCCCGAACCTGAGAGAACATTGCACAAGAGGTTGAGAGAAGCAAGGGACGACAAGAAACACATGGAGCTTCACGAGGTGGTGATGCCtagcattgctaatgtcacctccaGTATCATGAAGCCCAAAATCACTGGGCACTTTGAGTTGAAATAG